From the genome of Virgibacillus siamensis, one region includes:
- a CDS encoding DUF4422 domain-containing protein: MSTNIYVAHHKEGYFLQTDEITPIHVGKGKGNKDLGIIGDDTGDNISKKNDNYCEMTALYWIWKNEQHADNTGLMHYRRYFDFADTYKDHHQTEVFLNGQVFDFEKYGQEAPNQINALMEEYDIILPEPHTMPFSVESNYRDVHHSEDLDTLREIIEEKYPKYIDAFDTCMKRESFFLFNMFVTKREIFEQYAEWVFDVLFELEDRIDIRYYNVYQARIFGFLTERLLGVFMEKYLQDHPDTKVKYLKVLNLAGAVTLPFPEVDLSDVKDGDINIVVSSDENYVPHLSALFASIEENASPDHRYNIFILSSNISADSLKNVKQLLTVGNKDINMHVIPVDNFFGTGFRSNHTLPSFATYNRFVIFYLLKDLKRLLYLDSDMVVLDDLVDLFRTDMGEYPLAAVPDYIMTRCLNIKVNLPDGYPDLKTYLKTELKMDHEDIANYFNAGLMLINFENMDPEMVGDELMDEAQQNKYYFQDQDILNKYFRKNFILLPSEYNVFNSLNQEFANIPWTSMKKVQDAKQHPKIIHFAAAHNKPWKNIGVPFDHYYWSYLRKTPYYERVMLSMRKQERSMVEALEETLTSKRMLNAVKRTAKNKLRNTVVHRAYHKVKSRG; encoded by the coding sequence ATGAGCACAAATATTTATGTCGCACATCATAAGGAAGGGTATTTCCTACAGACAGATGAAATTACACCAATACATGTTGGAAAAGGAAAAGGCAACAAAGATTTGGGAATCATCGGTGACGATACCGGCGACAACATTTCCAAGAAGAATGACAACTATTGCGAAATGACGGCACTTTATTGGATCTGGAAAAATGAGCAGCATGCTGACAATACCGGACTGATGCATTACCGCAGATATTTTGACTTTGCTGATACGTATAAGGATCATCACCAGACCGAAGTTTTCTTGAATGGTCAAGTGTTTGACTTTGAGAAATATGGTCAAGAGGCACCCAACCAGATTAATGCGCTGATGGAAGAATACGATATTATTCTGCCTGAACCGCATACAATGCCATTTAGCGTTGAATCCAATTACCGGGACGTTCATCATTCAGAAGATTTGGATACATTACGCGAAATTATTGAAGAAAAGTATCCAAAATACATAGATGCATTTGATACGTGTATGAAAAGAGAATCATTTTTCCTGTTCAATATGTTTGTAACCAAGCGGGAAATATTTGAGCAATATGCGGAATGGGTATTTGATGTCTTATTTGAATTGGAAGACCGAATTGATATCCGGTATTACAACGTATATCAGGCACGGATTTTTGGATTTCTGACCGAACGGCTTCTCGGCGTGTTTATGGAAAAATATCTGCAGGACCATCCGGATACAAAGGTGAAATATTTAAAAGTATTAAACTTGGCTGGCGCTGTAACACTTCCTTTTCCAGAGGTCGATTTAAGTGACGTGAAAGATGGTGACATCAATATTGTCGTAAGCTCAGATGAAAATTATGTGCCGCATCTAAGTGCATTGTTTGCTTCGATTGAGGAGAATGCCAGTCCGGATCATCGCTATAATATTTTTATTTTGTCATCCAACATTAGTGCAGACAGTCTGAAAAATGTAAAACAGCTTTTGACGGTTGGCAACAAGGACATAAACATGCATGTCATCCCGGTAGACAATTTCTTTGGCACAGGATTCAGGAGCAACCATACATTACCATCGTTTGCAACGTACAATCGTTTTGTCATTTTCTATCTGCTTAAAGACCTTAAGCGGCTGCTTTACCTTGACTCGGATATGGTTGTATTGGATGATCTAGTCGATTTGTTCAGAACGGATATGGGTGAATATCCGTTGGCCGCTGTGCCCGACTACATTATGACCAGATGCCTGAATATAAAGGTAAATCTTCCGGACGGTTACCCGGATCTGAAGACATACTTGAAAACTGAATTGAAGATGGATCATGAAGATATCGCCAATTACTTCAATGCGGGACTGATGCTCATTAATTTTGAGAATATGGATCCCGAAATGGTTGGCGATGAATTGATGGATGAGGCACAACAGAACAAGTATTATTTTCAGGACCAGGACATCCTGAATAAATACTTCAGAAAAAACTTTATACTGCTGCCATCCGAATACAATGTCTTTAACAGTTTGAATCAGGAGTTTGCTAATATTCCGTGGACCAGCATGAAAAAGGTTCAAGATGCTAAGCAACATCCAAAAATTATTCATTTTGCAGCGGCACATAACAAACCATGGAAGAACATTGGCGTGCCATTTGATCATTATTATTGGAGTTATTTGCGAAAAACACCATATTACGAACGTGTGATGTTGAGCATGAGGAAACAGGAACGATCTATGGTTGAAGCGCTGGAAGAGACGTTAACGTCGAAACGAATGCTGAATGCAGTAAAGCGGACAGCAAAGAACAAGTTGCGGAACACCGTTGTCCACCGTGCCTACCATAAGGTGAAATCGAGAGGCTAG
- a CDS encoding ABC transporter ATP-binding protein, whose protein sequence is MTKNSIVVDNVTMKYMLSTEKIESVKEYIVRKIKGNMKYNHFHALNDVSFTIGSGDRVGVIGHNGAGKSTLLKIISGVIRPSKGNVTVNGNIAPLLELGAGFDPDFTGAENIYLNGALLGKSREFLEARYQEIVDYSELGEFIDVPVKNYSTGMRAKLGFSIATQIDPDILIVDEVLAVGDQKFKKKSFQTMKELMASGKTVVMVSHNLGQIQNMMDKVIWLEKGKVMDFGDAKTVIDKYKASINND, encoded by the coding sequence ATGACAAAAAACAGTATTGTTGTTGACAATGTAACGATGAAATATATGCTCTCTACTGAAAAAATTGAGAGTGTAAAGGAATATATAGTTAGGAAAATTAAAGGCAATATGAAGTACAATCATTTTCATGCTTTGAATGATGTCAGTTTTACAATTGGGAGTGGTGATCGTGTTGGAGTGATTGGCCACAATGGTGCCGGCAAAAGTACATTGCTTAAAATCATTTCTGGCGTAATTCGGCCATCAAAGGGTAATGTAACGGTAAATGGAAATATTGCCCCGCTGCTTGAACTGGGTGCAGGCTTTGACCCGGATTTCACCGGTGCGGAGAACATCTACTTGAATGGTGCATTGCTTGGTAAGTCAAGAGAATTTCTGGAAGCACGCTACCAAGAGATTGTTGATTATTCGGAACTGGGGGAATTCATTGATGTTCCTGTTAAAAACTATTCAACAGGCATGCGTGCCAAACTTGGTTTTTCCATTGCAACACAAATTGACCCCGACATTTTGATTGTTGATGAGGTGTTGGCAGTAGGGGACCAGAAATTTAAGAAAAAGAGCTTTCAAACAATGAAAGAACTGATGGCAAGCGGCAAAACGGTCGTCATGGTTTCACATAATTTAGGTCAAATTCAAAATATGATGGATAAGGTAATTTGGCTGGAAAAAGGCAAAGTGATGGATTTTGGCGATGCAAAGACGGTTATCGACAAGTATAAGGCATCCATAAACAATGACTAA
- a CDS encoding ABC transporter permease — MTLTAIVRDYINNIKKYKYLMSILVRKDIKKKYKDSVLGVLWSFLNPLLIMIVLTIVFSNLFGTQISNFPVYLLTAKLLLDFFKSSTNQGMRSMRAYSGLIKKVPMPKYIFTAAKVNSNFVFFLISLTVLIFVMIVTTHGVTWNVLYAPIFLIFLYLFSFGAALILATVMVFFRDVEHLYAVAMTALGYASVVFYPEEIIPEKYMFLLWFNPVYYYIEGFRQVVYYGTPPDLSNIIMCIVLGIGATVVGMYVFQKNQDKFILHV, encoded by the coding sequence GTGACGTTAACAGCTATTGTTCGAGATTATATAAATAATATTAAAAAATACAAATACCTCATGTCAATTTTGGTACGAAAAGATATAAAGAAGAAATATAAGGACTCTGTACTGGGAGTATTGTGGAGTTTTTTGAATCCGTTGCTAATTATGATTGTCCTAACAATTGTTTTTTCTAATTTATTCGGGACGCAGATTTCCAATTTCCCGGTATATTTGCTGACGGCAAAACTGCTCCTTGATTTTTTTAAATCGAGCACCAATCAGGGAATGCGGTCAATGCGGGCCTATTCCGGTTTGATTAAAAAAGTGCCGATGCCAAAGTATATCTTTACTGCAGCAAAGGTTAACTCGAACTTTGTATTTTTCCTGATTTCCTTAACAGTCTTGATATTTGTAATGATTGTTACCACACATGGTGTGACATGGAATGTATTATACGCACCGATATTTTTGATATTTCTTTACTTATTCAGTTTTGGAGCTGCGCTAATTCTAGCAACCGTAATGGTGTTCTTTCGGGACGTTGAGCATTTGTATGCAGTGGCTATGACTGCACTTGGTTATGCTTCCGTTGTTTTTTATCCAGAGGAGATTATTCCGGAAAAATACATGTTTTTATTATGGTTTAATCCAGTCTATTATTATATCGAGGGTTTCAGGCAGGTGGTATATTACGGTACACCGCCTGACTTGTCCAATATCATAATGTGTATTGTTCTGGGTATTGGAGCAACTGTTGTGGGCATGTACGTCTTTCAGAAAAATCAGGATAAATTTATTCTTCACGTGTAG
- the rfbD gene encoding dTDP-4-dehydrorhamnose reductase: MIVIVTGSSGQLGYDIMNELKRTNFDVYAPSSDELDMTNQDKVSSYVKRINPDVIIHAAAYTNVEEAETDRETAYNVNVNGTRNIAAAAETVNARLCYISTDFVFDGTAAQPYEEFDIPNPINEYGKTKWMGEELIRGLCTKWFIVRTSWIFGENGKNFVSTMLKLAETRDTLQVVDDEIGSPTYTPDLAAFLTALIQTEKYGIYHASNTGKCSRHALAEAIFEEACIDIKVEPIISSQFASKVTRPKYSVLGNNALIYNGFQPLREWREALKAYLNHIQKT; encoded by the coding sequence ATGATTGTTATTGTGACAGGCTCAAGCGGGCAACTTGGGTATGATATAATGAATGAGCTAAAAAGGACAAATTTCGACGTTTATGCACCGTCTAGTGATGAGCTGGATATGACGAATCAGGATAAGGTTTCGTCCTATGTCAAGCGTATCAACCCGGACGTGATCATTCATGCCGCGGCATATACAAATGTTGAAGAGGCTGAAACAGATCGGGAAACAGCATACAACGTCAATGTCAACGGTACGCGAAACATCGCTGCTGCCGCCGAAACAGTCAATGCAAGATTGTGTTATATCAGTACGGACTTTGTTTTCGACGGGACAGCCGCTCAGCCGTATGAGGAGTTCGATATACCCAATCCCATAAACGAATACGGGAAAACGAAATGGATGGGTGAAGAGCTCATTCGGGGTCTCTGTACGAAATGGTTTATTGTGCGGACCTCCTGGATTTTTGGTGAAAACGGAAAAAACTTTGTGTCAACGATGCTCAAGCTGGCGGAGACGAGAGATACATTGCAGGTTGTAGACGATGAGATCGGCTCTCCGACCTATACGCCGGATCTGGCAGCGTTTCTGACAGCACTCATTCAGACTGAAAAATATGGAATCTACCATGCCAGCAACACCGGCAAATGCTCCAGGCATGCATTGGCGGAAGCCATCTTTGAAGAAGCATGTATTGATATAAAGGTAGAGCCAATTATCAGCAGTCAGTTTGCCAGTAAAGTGACACGTCCGAAATATTCCGTGCTGGGGAATAATGCGCTAATCTATAATGGGTTCCAGCCCTTAAGGGAATGGAGAGAAGCATTAAAAGCGTATCTCAACCATATACAAAAAACTTAA
- the rfbB gene encoding dTDP-glucose 4,6-dehydratase codes for MKLLITGGVGFIGSNFVRYMLQNYPEYEVVNLDALTYAGNLENLKGLENNPNYTFVKADITDRATVETLFKKENFDTVVNFAAESHVDRSINNPDVFVSTNIMGTQVLLDTAKKYGIQKYVQVSTDEVYGSLGGDGSFTENTPIAPNSPYSASKASADLLVRSYYKTYNFPINITRCSNNYGPYQFPEKLIPLMLNNVRENRPIPIYGDGQNVRDWIYVEDHSRAVDRVLHDGIPGEIYNIGSNNEHSNLEMAKMLLNLMDAPESLITFVPDRKGHDFRYAIDASKIRNELGWEAEYSFETGLKETVNWYLNNLDWLNHVVSGDYRNYYKTYYSR; via the coding sequence ATGAAATTACTTATTACAGGCGGCGTCGGATTCATCGGCAGTAATTTTGTCCGGTATATGCTGCAAAACTATCCGGAATACGAGGTAGTCAATCTGGATGCGCTGACCTACGCAGGGAATTTGGAAAACCTGAAAGGACTTGAAAACAATCCAAACTACACCTTCGTAAAAGCCGACATTACAGATCGTGCCACAGTGGAAACCTTGTTCAAAAAGGAAAATTTCGACACTGTCGTCAATTTTGCGGCTGAATCCCATGTTGACAGGAGCATCAACAATCCGGATGTGTTCGTCAGCACGAATATCATGGGAACCCAAGTATTGTTGGACACAGCCAAAAAATACGGCATCCAAAAATATGTGCAGGTTTCAACCGATGAAGTGTACGGATCGCTGGGCGGAGACGGGAGCTTTACGGAAAATACGCCGATTGCACCGAACAGTCCATATAGTGCCAGTAAAGCAAGCGCAGATCTGCTTGTCCGTTCCTATTACAAAACATACAACTTCCCAATTAACATTACACGCTGTTCCAATAATTACGGACCATATCAGTTTCCTGAAAAACTGATTCCATTAATGCTGAACAATGTTCGGGAAAATCGGCCCATTCCGATTTATGGCGATGGGCAAAACGTCCGTGACTGGATTTACGTGGAGGACCATAGTCGCGCCGTCGACCGGGTGCTTCATGACGGCATACCGGGTGAAATCTATAATATCGGCTCAAACAATGAGCACTCCAATCTGGAAATGGCAAAAATGCTCCTAAACCTGATGGATGCTCCTGAATCCCTGATAACCTTTGTTCCCGACCGAAAAGGCCACGATTTTCGGTATGCGATTGATGCATCGAAAATCCGGAATGAACTCGGCTGGGAAGCGGAATATTCATTTGAGACGGGACTTAAAGAAACAGTCAATTGGTATCTGAACAACCTGGACTGGCTGAATCATGTCGTATCAGGCGATTACCGAAATTATTACAAAACGTATTACTCCAGGTAA
- the rfbC gene encoding dTDP-4-dehydrorhamnose 3,5-epimerase yields MNIIETKLPGVLIIEPAVFEDNRGFFMESYNQNKFAEKGIQNQFVQDNHSLSAAKGVLRGLHYQANPMAQAKLVRCTRGEIFDVAVDIRKDSPTFGQWTGITLSAGNKKQLLVPKGFAHGFCTLTENVEVMYKVDAFYSPEHDKGIRWNDPDIAVDWPVDEPILSEKDQHQPFLSEADINF; encoded by the coding sequence ATGAACATAATTGAAACAAAACTTCCGGGAGTCCTGATTATTGAACCCGCTGTATTTGAAGATAACCGGGGCTTCTTTATGGAATCATACAATCAGAACAAGTTTGCGGAAAAGGGCATCCAAAACCAATTCGTGCAGGACAACCATTCCCTGTCTGCAGCAAAAGGCGTCCTCAGAGGGCTGCATTATCAGGCAAATCCAATGGCACAGGCGAAATTGGTCAGATGTACACGTGGTGAGATATTTGATGTTGCAGTTGATATTCGCAAAGATTCCCCGACATTCGGCCAGTGGACAGGCATCACGCTCAGCGCCGGTAACAAAAAGCAATTGCTCGTGCCGAAAGGGTTTGCCCATGGATTTTGCACATTGACCGAGAATGTCGAAGTGATGTACAAAGTTGATGCATTTTACTCGCCGGAACATGATAAAGGCATACGCTGGAACGATCCGGACATTGCCGTTGACTGGCCGGTTGATGAACCAATACTTTCCGAAAAAGATCAGCACCAGCCATTTCTGTCAGAGGCAGACATCAACTTTTAG
- the rfbA gene encoding glucose-1-phosphate thymidylyltransferase RfbA: MKGIILAGGSGTRLYPLTRSISKQLLPVYDKPMIYYPLSILMLAGIKDILVISTPQDLPRFEELLGDGSELGISLSYQDQPSPDGIAQAFVMAEDFIGNDRVALILGDNIFYGHSITNLLEKASNRENGATIFGYYVNNPERFGVIDFDGNGTVKSIVEKPHQPASNYAVTGLYFYDNRVVDFAKKLTPSDRGELEITDLNQMYLEAGDLQVELLGRGFAWLDTGTHESLLEASQFIEVIEKRQSLKIACLEEIAYLKGYISKEQLKALAEKLLKSSYGQYLVKSIDRK, from the coding sequence ATGAAAGGAATAATTCTTGCGGGGGGAAGCGGTACAAGGCTTTACCCGCTGACGAGATCAATATCGAAACAGCTTCTGCCTGTATATGATAAGCCGATGATTTATTATCCTTTGTCCATTCTGATGCTTGCGGGGATTAAGGATATCCTCGTAATATCCACGCCGCAGGACTTGCCGCGGTTTGAGGAGCTGCTCGGTGATGGTTCCGAACTTGGCATTTCATTATCTTATCAGGACCAGCCATCTCCGGATGGGATTGCGCAGGCATTTGTAATGGCGGAGGACTTTATCGGAAATGATCGTGTTGCGCTCATTCTGGGTGATAACATTTTTTACGGACACAGCATTACCAACTTGCTTGAAAAAGCATCCAACCGCGAAAATGGTGCGACTATTTTTGGATACTATGTAAACAATCCGGAGCGGTTCGGGGTGATTGATTTCGATGGGAATGGCACGGTCAAATCAATTGTGGAAAAACCGCATCAGCCTGCATCGAATTACGCGGTTACCGGGCTGTATTTTTATGATAACCGGGTTGTTGATTTTGCTAAAAAACTAACACCTTCTGACCGGGGTGAACTCGAAATTACCGACTTGAATCAGATGTATCTGGAAGCGGGGGATCTGCAGGTTGAGCTGCTGGGAAGAGGGTTTGCCTGGCTGGATACTGGGACACACGAATCACTCCTCGAAGCTTCCCAGTTTATTGAAGTAATCGAAAAACGGCAAAGTCTGAAAATAGCCTGTCTTGAGGAAATTGCGTATTTGAAAGGCTACATTTCAAAAGAACAGCTGAAGGCACTCGCTGAAAAACTGCTCAAGAGCTCATATGGGCAGTATTTAGTGAAAAGTATCGATCGAAAATAA
- a CDS encoding C40 family peptidase has protein sequence MANKKIFMSVTASAFIASAFIGAQDAEAASYKVKSGDSLWGIAQKYNTTVAHLKDWNDLSSNLIFPNQVIETSKSSNSTTNSNNNSTKRTYKVKSGDTLSGIAAKHNITVSQLKRWNNIDSWLIYPGDVFVVSRDGASSGSSSNSGSASAGSDSDGATDVYRVKSGDTLSEIGVRYGVSVAQLKRWNGLSSSLIYVGQKLNIKSSNAGSGSNSDSGSDSNSGSSSGSSAVDTDYNVNKLISTAKSLNGVGYAWGGQSPSGFDCSGFIWYVYNKAGKEMSRTSSSGYFNRSFYVNNPKVGDLVFFENTYKSGISHLGIYLGGNRFIHAGSDGVEISSLNNPYWERHFDSYKRFY, from the coding sequence TTGGCGAACAAGAAAATATTTATGTCGGTAACCGCAAGTGCTTTTATTGCATCAGCTTTTATTGGCGCACAAGATGCGGAAGCTGCTTCATACAAGGTGAAAAGCGGCGATTCATTATGGGGCATCGCACAGAAATACAACACAACCGTAGCACACTTGAAAGACTGGAACGATTTAAGCAGCAACTTAATTTTCCCGAACCAGGTCATCGAAACATCGAAATCATCTAACTCTACTACTAATTCTAATAATAATTCTACTAAACGTACATATAAAGTAAAAAGCGGTGACACGCTGAGCGGCATCGCAGCAAAACATAATATTACAGTATCCCAGTTGAAGCGATGGAACAATATCGACTCATGGCTGATTTATCCCGGCGATGTATTTGTTGTGTCAAGGGACGGGGCTTCTTCCGGCTCGAGCTCTAACAGTGGATCTGCATCGGCAGGATCAGATTCAGATGGCGCAACCGATGTTTACCGGGTCAAATCCGGCGATACACTATCTGAAATCGGCGTACGCTACGGCGTATCCGTCGCACAATTAAAGCGCTGGAACGGACTTTCATCAAGCCTTATTTATGTTGGACAGAAGCTGAATATTAAGTCCTCTAACGCAGGTTCAGGATCTAATTCGGATTCCGGCTCGGATTCCAATTCCGGCTCTAGCTCCGGTTCATCAGCCGTTGATACGGACTACAACGTTAATAAGCTGATCAGCACAGCTAAGAGCTTGAACGGCGTCGGCTATGCATGGGGCGGCCAGTCACCATCAGGATTCGACTGCAGCGGATTTATTTGGTACGTGTACAATAAAGCAGGCAAAGAGATGAGCCGCACATCCAGCAGCGGATACTTCAACCGCTCATTCTATGTGAACAACCCGAAAGTAGGAGACCTTGTATTTTTCGAGAATACATACAAATCCGGCATCTCCCACCTGGGAATATATCTCGGCGGCAACCGCTTCATCCACGCCGGATCTGACGGAGTTGAAATTTCCAGTCTGAACAACCCATACTGGGAGCGACACTTTGATAGCTATAAGCGATTCTACTAA